tggtttgatTGTACAGTTTCACCGTTGTACGTATTACAGTAAAATAAGAGTTGTTTGGTTGTGTGTCAGGGCGTGGGCACGTCTGTGGAGTCTGCGCCGGCGCACACGCGGCGCGTGGCGCTGCTCAAGTGCTACGCGCAGCTGCCAGACCTCAACAAGAACTGCATCGACTTCCTGCTCAACCACTTCgtcaagtaagtacttatttcaACCGGGAccgatttttgaaatcacatcATTCTGCGCTcgaaaataccttttttttttgttagttgtAGCACAGTTGTAGGTATGGCGCAGAATCAAGTATGGTAttactattttctatttattttataaatcgaaGCTTATCAATGCGTTTTATTTAATcgaatgaatttttttttcacgattcCATTATAATGTAACACAGATATAAAATTTTGTCAAGATGAGACAAAGAAAGGACTagcatgtgacgtcacgcgcTAGTTGCGCCATGCATACCTACTGTGTAGATAGAAGCGTTTTGGAAATAGACCGAGAGATAATAATTAATCTATGAATatatatgaaaataataaaaaaaatctatgaatTCAACTTCTCTCATgttaatatacatacatacaggatATAGCAAATTCAGAAGTTGTCGATCAAATACTACATTGTAATTGTAACATTGTGCATGTATTGTTGCAGAGTGAACCAGCACGAGGCGGATAACAAGATGTCGCTGCACAACCTGGCGACGGTGTTCGGGCCGACGCTGCTGCggccgggcggcgcggcggccggcGCCAAGGCGCGCACCGACCTGCTGGCCGCCGGCACCGTCGACGCCATGGCGCAGGCCGGCATCCTCTACTGCCTGCTGCAGCAGCGCCAGCTCGCCGCGCAGCTCTCCTCGCACCACCGCCCCAGAGACTAGCACTAACCACACCGCCGCACGGTTAACATCCTCGCCTACTTTGAAACCCGCTTCATGTTTCCGTGGTGACCAGCGGCGGGCGCTCCGGTGGTAACTTTTGTACAGCCAGTCAAGTACAAGTGACATCTTTTCGTCGTTAAGGCTGGGGTATATGGGTACTGTAAGCATTGCCAGCGTAGTTCATTAGTCACTGTGTTATTTGCTAAACATTTGAACGATGTCGATCAGGTTCAAAATAAACATCTTGaggggggaggctccaatagagagatctctctccagacaggtgttatgcctggggaccgaggTCATatgtgctcactagatggcgctaggagtcgctacaatcTCTTGATAGGTGGGTGAGAACACACCGTCCCGCTCGTTTGCATGGTGTGTGTGAGCGAGATTTTTCTTTCTCTGGCCCACTGTTGCTCTAGCTGTAAATTAGGTGTTACCTTCGACCCGTTTTGAAAAAGACGAGGGAGAGTGAAGCTGGCTCACTCGCCCAGAGTTAAGTGGTGAAAATATTAGGGAGACGCTTTCGTAACGAAAAAGGCTGcaatttttattcgtttttgggTAGGCCTGCCCTGGACCCTGATAATATTTCGATGCAATGGAATCACTTCAATTAAATCTTGAGCACGAACGCTTTTCCATTTCCAACTAGCCAAAACTTACTAGCGTTTTTATTATACATTAAAAGTTTCCGCGTTCGTGCAAATTAGGAAATTAAGTAAATCTTtcttattatacttttaaaagtaacatttttgtattttaataccTCTCATAATGGTGGTCACAAAATGGTGGCTTCAATAGAGGAGTGTACCTTCCTGGTGCACGAGTCACCAGCTTTCGCTCACGCTCTCGTTTGTCTAATCtcaattattttgtttgagTTGAGTATGGCTCTctgcttaaatatttaatagttgATGGCGGTTACACTTAATCAGGACTATCTGGCTAGAACGGAGCAGTTTTTTTCACTTAAAAATACTTGCAAGTTACGATTTAGTTGTACAGTGCCTATGCATAACATTAGTAAGGATCGTTTTGTTCTAGATGTTGTATGAAGCCTACCAGCCAAACATTGCCAAGTTTACAATTGTAGCGCATAAATACTTCCATTAATTAATATCAATGTTGATCCATTCCCTTAATCGAAAATAGACTTTTGCTGATTCTTGTCTTTTGATATATTTCTGTATTGAGTTAAGGACAGTAAAAGTTGCTTCGTAATTAACGGTTCGCAAACAAGAAAGGATTTCCTAAGTAATGTTTGAGACatgcattcaaataaaaattcaatgcAACATTCCATAAAAAACAGACTGAGTGTAGAGTTATTGATTGTACATTTATCATTTACAGAATTAGCTTATTAAATTTTTCAAGACTTAATTGTGATTAAAGTGGGTCAAAAAACAAGTAAAGATTCAGTGAGTATTACGAAGAGGGACCCAATTAATAATAACGACTGTAAAATTATTAGCGTATAAATTTGAGCAGActgatattaataaattattgacaGTTTTGTTGTTGTGTTACTTTCAATAAAACACAAACTTTGATCAAACAAAAGCTTTAGTTTCATATGGCGTGTGGCAGAAGATTTCTTTTAAGGCacaatattataaagttaattattatttatatggaTCTGTGGTTTGTTGTGAAAGAGGCAAATGATTATTTTGTAGGACAGGTGAATGAGGTTTCGGTTATATAGTAGCATTTTAATGCTAGTCGTGTTTTCTTATGCTTACTTTTTGGATTATTGTTTCATTGAGGTTTTAGGTGTATTTTCGCGATGGTAGCAACGCGGCATCCCCGCGCAAGCTCGCTAGCTTAGACCTTAGACATAACTTAGATGTTTATTTCACAAGTAGTTTTAGATGAATGGAGCTGTACTAGTATGtacttaaaagtaaatattattaccAAAAATTTATGAAATCTTAGAGCAAGgtaaaatcaatttaaatttgtgttatatttttgttttagccCCTTAACATTTCTAATTTATGTtgatataattaatatattgaTAACTTACTTAGATAACAAACTGTaccttttttaacaaatctttaTGCTAACATTTTCTTCACCAAAGACCACTCTTATATTACTTGGGTTCTGCCTTAATGTCATGTAACATGGATAGAATAGGGTTCTATTTTGAATATGATGAATCAATATATTCCGCAAAACAAATTCATATCTGCACATAACATTTGACTGATATACTGGGAATATGCTTTATTATTGAACTGGAATATTGAACTTAGTTCCTTGACGAAAATCTTAAACAAGCTGGATAATTCCTTTGGTTTATTAAATTCATTATAAATTAATGATGATCAAAACATGGTCTATCTTTATGGTTCTTATTTGAGCAAATGAGGTATTAAgtattaggtacatatattgTTCACTATGCACTTGTGCTTTCAGAATCACATCTTTGGTACTTTATTGGATAATATTTGGCACATAGACAGTTATTGCTGCAATTATTTTTAGTCATGATAGGCATTTAGAACATAATTCTTTGTCAGACTGAAGGTAGTAGGTACCCATGCTTACTGTTGCCAAATGGATTATTAACCTGTCTGTACACAGCTGTATTAAGAATGTTACCTTGTAGTCtgcaattattatttcaatataagATTGTCTATTTAGTAAGTTGTGTTAGTAATATTCCTGCTGTATTATAGGTATTTACACAATCAGGTTTAGTCCACCACTGTATTGAATTTTTGTATATATGACACTTAAATGTAGTTATGtaacatttgcaataaaatgtatttttattaccacctttaaattgtttttcattcaattaaactCATTGATATAATcttaaacatttaatttgaaaataaatacaatgtttaCTTGTTCTACTTAGGATTAAACACAGCCATGTTTACAAAATGCAGTTATAAAGAGGAGGGtgaatttataaaatacatattcaaAAATAAGTCTACAACATTAATTTTAGAAAGGCTTTCtgagtaataaatataaactgcAACTATTAACACAACTAATGCAGCTAGAAACTTTGATTTTCTGTATGTGAAATATGTTATAATTAAAAGCCCACAGTACAAGGCTAATCTTTTGAGAGCATTTTGCAAAAAGTCACTCTTCATTTGGTCATCAATGCACATGCCTGACCACAGAACATGGCTTGGGTCACAGGCTGTGCAATTTGAAGGTCCAGCATCAACGCAAGAGTTACATGATTGATGGCAGTTCTTGCAGCTGTAAGAGCCTGCACGGTTCACACAATACTGGTTGGTTTTACATGTGGTTGGGATCAAGCACTCATCAACATCAACACAGGCCCCTGAATATAGCTCCCATCCTTGCTTGCAGGAATTGCATGCTGCTGGTCCTTCCCCAGAGCATCCCTCACAAGCCTTATGACAACGCTCACAAGATTGCTCGTTCActctaaaatagtttttagcacAGTCTTCACAATAAGTACCTGCAAACCCTTTATGACATATACATGTGCCATTGCCTTTGCGTGTACCCTCTCCAGCACACTGGCCTTGTCCACCACATACTTGGTTTTTGTACAGGGGACATGGGGCACATGTTTCTCCAAAATGGTTTTCAGGGCAGCAGTACTGAAGAGTTTCAATGCACAACCAAGTGTACAGATCAACAGAGGCAGGGTCTTCATGGAACCACCACTTCTCTAATGGCTCCTCCGCTTCCTCAGCCAGGGCGTAGCAATGGTCCTTGTGTTTCTTGACTTCAGAACACAGGCCTTCTTGTATCTCCACAAGGCGCATCTCACTCCGCGAGTACGACTTCAACTTGGCTTCCTCCCAGGCAGCATCTCCCCCCTCATATTTCCCTCTGGAAGTTTTTTCGAGCCAGTGGTTGAAAGATTCAGTTAAAATCTTGCACTGTTGGCATTCACCAATGGTGCTGCCCGAATGTAAATCGATATCCGgcaaagatatttttttgcaaattatttcattaattaaaacaaaatgtaacaaaaatattaataacttgAAACTGTacaaattcattattttttgtaattatccAGGCAAAGTTGTCCACTAAATTCTCATAAACGTTTTCCTATTCTTGAGATGGGACGAAATAAAATAACGCAAAGAAAACGTCTACTTGATTGAGATATCTCGtaaatttgacactgacgtGTATTTTCaggattcgtttttttttatcaggtaTTAACTAAGAACGTACTAAATGATAAAACGTGAATTTACTACAGCGTAGCGGTTTTACAAGTGTCTGTAACGGGCTTATCTATGGGTATATAAGATGTGCAACTTTATAGAGATCCACAttcctatacattacaatactctttgaGATCCACCCACAgaacagctgggctactccgaaactcgaaactcgaagttcgtgtcgtgcggtccctctgacacttacactgtttgatacgagagcgagagggaccgcacgacacgaacttcgagtttcggagtagccctgcggaCTAATAAGAGATACTACGCTACGGATCCACCTTCCTCTTTGATGTgcaaggattaaaaaaaaaaacattgagtcAGTGTTGCCATTACAATCGTAATTGCCGTAGCGTAATCCTAAAGTAACTGAGAGGCAcgtcgctctcgtattaaatagtacaagtgtcagagggaccgcacgacacgaacttcgagtttcgtagtagccctgctgctcgcTTATACTATAACTTCGTATCATGATCATGCCGtaccgctgacgcttatatattatatttaggtGTTCGAGCCTCCGCTTGAACCACTTGAGATTACGCCTTCCGAATTTCACACTCACACCCCTGTAAATATGCATCTGTGTGTGTAAGCTAGCTGTCAAACTCTGTTGCTGTCAAGAAGCAGCGCGCGGGAAGCGGCGCGGGAGCGACGCACCTGTCAGTACGCTTTTTAATTCCGAAGTGTTCACAcgtacatcacatcacatccgtagtatctcttattagtctgtgaTCACATCTTTTTAATTCCGAAGCGCTCACATGTACATCACATCTCATCGTAAGTTATATTGTGATACTTTAAGATTAAGAACGAATCATAAATTCCGCTCGGCTCCCTTGGACCAGCGACGCTGTTCGTGCCCAGGCACTTACATATATTCTTAATCTTGTCGAAGCCGCCGCCTCGGCGCGTGCAAAACGTCGCCTCATCCGAGGCGACAATTCAAATTTGAAACTACATTTTGAGACGTCGCTCAACTTGGGACGATCCCTAACTGAGACGACGCCTGAGACGACTCCTTACTTTGAGACGTCGTTTAAATCGAGACGTTGCCTTTATGTGAGGCGACGACCTACGAAATGCCGCCCAATTTGAGACGACGTCGCCCCAACTGACACGACGTCGACCCAACTCATCGTGCAAGTAGTCACTGTCAGCGCCGCTGCACAAAGTTGCCAGACTAAAAATGATCAAGCGCAGTTTACACGACCAGGCGAGTCGCCGTCCGAATCGTCGCCTCGACGGACCGGGCATATCAACGGTCGGTTAATTGGCGTCAATTTGCTTTCAGACTATGGCGGACAGGACGACATTGGGCGACTTAGCGGATCGGATGTCGTGCCCACCAGAAGACAGGGAGGCGTTCGAAGCAATCGTCCGCTCGGTGGAAGATAATTTCACGAGTGACTGGAGATCTTGGGAGGTGCTCGATTTCACATATCGGGACCTTTTTGGGGAAGAAATCCTCCCCAGCGTAGATAACAAAATCAGGTTCGCAGTACCCACCTCCGATCTAGCTCGAGCTTTCCTACCATCATCAACTACTTCCCTGTCGGAGAGGAAATACAGGACGATCAGAGCCAGACTCCTTCAGTGGCCCTTGGGGAGAGCCCTGTTATATGCTCCTCATTCCATTATGGAGATGATCCACGGATCAGATAAAGAATATTTCAAATTCATGGACGCCGTGCGCTCCATGAAGAACAGGCTGACGACTCGGCGATGCGCATCGGCAGAACTGCGGTCCTCCCTCGCCGAAAATTCACCAGCCAGCCCGTCCCCCGTAGTACAAAAAAGAAGGATGCTGGAGAGCCCTAggaatgaaattgaaaattcGCCTCCCCGAAAAAGACCCGCAGGACAGAGCAATACCGAAAATTTACTCGTGTCAGTCTTAAGTCAACAAGTGgatctttttaataaattcctaACCAACCAAACAGAGCAAAACGAAAAAATTGAAAGACTCATCTCAGCAGCTAGTCAAAAAGAACCCGCGCCCCCAAGCCATGAGGATCTAAATAGTTCATTCGACTCAGTCCCCGACAGTACACTCGAGGAGGACAGGGAGACACGGGCGTCACCGCAAGATCGAACGAGTACTCGTAGGTCCAGAGAATCCGAATTAAGGGAAAAAATCTCGGAAGCTCAAAGAGAGCTGGTATCCTTGCGCTCGGAGGAGGACATCGACTTTGATTTTGACCCGCATACGAAGGAAACTGAACCTAAGGTAGCCCAGGCAGACCCCATCTTCGTGGAACAGGGAATAAATTGCCAGAGGTTCGGAAAAGCGGGATGGCGGAATATAAAATTCAATGAAATACAGAAACAATTCCAAGCCTCTCCCGCTTTCTGCGCCTTGAAGGTGAATAGGCTCTTGGCCAGGGTGTCACCTCAGTGGAAGTCAGCCAACCTTCTTGAAAAGTTCGACTTAACGCTAGGGGCAATCTCGCACGGCCTGCTGCAGCAGAGACgaatattcaaaaatatttgcgATCAATTGCCCAGACATCGAAGAACTCAGTCAAATCTGACTTTTTGAAGACAGACTcagaatttaagaaaaagtcTGACGACCTGTTGCAGTACGTTTGCGGTCGCCGTGCTGAAGTGATCGAGGCTAGAAGAAACTTATTTAGAACCAAGAACAGGGTTCTTAGTGAGATCCTTCGTGACATCCCGCCGTCGGAAAGCCATCTATTCTCAGACAGTACCCTCAATCAAGCAATAAAGGATTGCACAAATACTGACGTCCTGAAGTTTTTTCCGTCAACATCAACCCACGGAAGAAAGACTCATTATAAAGAGGCGAGGAATGGGAAAGAGAAGTACTCAAGTACACACACCACTACGAAGCCCTCCAACTTCATCCGGAAAAACTCAACCAGACCGTCTCGAGCAGCGCCTGCGCAGCAGCCTTACCAAAGTTATCGCAAACAACACCAGCAGCAGCAACAACAACGGCAAAAACCAAGCCGAAAGTGACTGTTTCAGAGCGGGTTGCTTAAGCAAATATGCAAGTGCTTGGAGGGAAGCACCTGCACTGATCCAAAATTTTGTACAGGGGTACAGGATCCCATTTCAGTCGAGGCCACCAAACAGAACTTTCTCCCTAAAGAACATCCAACGCTTCAGAACGCGAGCCTCCAAGGAAATGTCAGAGCAAATCGTGAAACTCCTGGCATCAGGCGCTATCCAAAGAAGCCAATACCAAAGCGGATTTCTATCAGAAATGTTTCTAAAGAAAAAGTCAGATGGCTCCCTCCGCCCTATCTTCAACCTAAAAGGCTTGAACAAATATGTTCTGACACCCAAGTTTCGCCTTGTAAATCATTATACGATCCCACAACATCTGAACAAAGGCAACTACATGATGAAACTGGACATATCCCAAGCCTACTTTCACATCCCCATAGCACCCAGTCACCGTCGATATCTATCACTAAGTTACCAAGGAGAAACCTACCAAATGACCTGCTTACCGTTCGGTCTCGCGAGCGCACCGGCTGCGTTCGCCAAAGTCACCAACTGGATCGCCCATACTTTAAGACAGAGAGGCTTAAGGGTCGTTGTCTATCTGGACGACTTTCTGTTAATTCACGAGAACCCCGTCACTCTAGAAAACCAAGCACAGCTCGTAAAAAGTCATCTGACGAATCTGGGCTGGAATGTGAATCAGGGAAAGTCCTCTACAACGGCCAAAAGAAAGATACAGTATCTAGGAGTAATATGGGATACGGAGAACAATCAGAAGTCTCTTCCAGAAGAAAAGATAATCAACCTCGCAAGCGATCTGGATTGTCTAACCAAAAGGAAGCGCTGGAGCTGGCGAGGAGCAAAAGTCATCCTCGGAAAACTAAACTTTGCCTCATTCGTGATACCGTTAGGCCGCCTCCACTGTCGATCATTACAAACAGAGTCCAACCGACTCCCTCGCTTGCAGCCAAATTTGAGGAGGCCAATTCCACCCAGTGTCTTGGAAGATCTAGCCTGGTGGCGCGCCAACTTGCGACAGGTGTCACCAATACATCTACCCGAACCATCGCTCTTTATAACAACGGACGCAGCGGACAAAGGCTGGGGAGCCATAGTAAACGGTCAGAAATTCTGGGACTATGGTCAGAAAATCAGCAGAAATGGCACAACAACCAAAAAGAACTACACGCTTTATACGAGGCTCTCCAGCGCATAGATCTCGACATAAAGAACAAACGCTGATGCTACAAACAGACAACCGAACCTCTGTAGCCTATTTAGTCAAGCAAGGTGTCGCCACGTTTATTTATCCTAGGCCGTTACATCATTacctaacgtacctacatagaCAGGGCAGCGACACTTGCCCTGGTTGAACAATGCATCATCTCTATGTATTCTCATTATAGTATGCAAGTGATTAAGATTGCGACTCATACCTGTATACTCCT
Above is a genomic segment from Choristoneura fumiferana unplaced genomic scaffold, NRCan_CFum_1 Sck3bRy_360;HRSCAF=782_pilon, whole genome shotgun sequence containing:
- the LOC141445123 gene encoding active breakpoint cluster region-related protein-like, whose amino-acid sequence is MVIVCVCFRREKRNIPFIISACVREVERRGILEVGVYRVSGSASDLARLRKSFETNPYEAEQLLKEVDIHSVTGVLKLYLRELPEALFTDALYPELLRAWGATQGVGTSVESAPAHTRRVALLKCYAQLPDLNKNCIDFLLNHFVKVNQHEADNKMSLHNLATVFGPTLLRPGGAAAGAKARTDLLAAGTVDAMAQAGILYCLLQQRQLAAQLSSHHRPRD
- the LOC141445122 gene encoding cysteine-rich with EGF-like domain protein 2: MNLYSFKLLIFLLHFVLINEIICKKISLPDIDLHSGSTIGECQQCKILTESFNHWLEKTSRGKYEGGDAAWEEAKLKSYSRSEMRLVEIQEGLCSEVKKHKDHCYALAEEAEEPLEKWWFHEDPASVDLYTWLCIETLQYCCPENHFGETCAPCPLYKNQVCGGQGQCAGEGTRKGNGTCICHKGFAGTYCEDCAKNYFRVNEQSCERCHKACEGCSGEGPAACNSCKQGWELYSGACVDVDECLIPTTCKTNQYCVNRAGSYSCKNCHQSCNSCVDAGPSNCTACDPSHVLWSGMCIDDQMKSDFLQNALKRLALYCGLLIITYFTYRKSKFLAALVVLIVAVYIYYSESLSKINVVDLFLNMYFINSPSSL